AGGTATGTGTGAAATGTCAACCAGCAAAGACAAATAAGGGCCCCCCCAAATTCTGCTCTCTCTAGACAAAGGATGAGGAAAGGACCAAcctagaaagacagaaaattttaGACAACTGATGTACTCTAGCCAAACGCCACGGAAAAACTGTGCCCCACCGCTCGCCCATGCCACCCTGGGCAGGCTACCTCGAGGCGGCCATCCCACTTCTCCTACCCTGGCCCGCTGAGTGGAGACCACGTGGGGAGCCTGGTGCCAatccccctttccctttcttagAAACACTAAGACTCTACATCTTTTAAACTACCAAATCCTGGCTGAGCTAGCTGCTCAGTTTAACAGCTGAGCTGCAACACTGCACAGGCAGCCATACCTCCAGGACCAGGACGGTCCCCACTGCCATGGAATAGACGTCATACTGTGCTGCTTGTCTGCTCAGGGACAGGCTCAGGGTCCTCATCGCCTCCAAGTACTGCCTGCGAACCTCAATAGCAAGGTGGAAATCAGTTTCCTGAGAGGGATCAGGGGATGGTGGTCAAGTGGGGACTTCTGCATTTgctttgttgtggttgtttttttttggctcccAGCACCTGCTGTAGTTTATTTGTGAACTGAATGGGGAAAGAGGGTGTCAGTCCAAGGGGAGATCAGGGGGTTCCTCTTCATCAGAGTCAAACTCAACATTTTCATCTTTTACCCATCGACCTCGTCCATCTGGGATCCATCCAGAGCTggaaacatcagaaaaaatagaattgGTCAGGAAAGGAAGTTTATTAAGAAATTAGTGGGGATAAGTAAAAACACTTGAAAAGCTTTGAAAAAAGGAGGgtcagagagaaaaggggaaatctgAGGAAAGTGATTCTGCATACTCACCTTCGAAGGGTGAGGTAATGATCCAGGGCCCGTCTTCTTGTGGGGCTCATAGGTGCAGGGGATGAGACAGTTGCTGACTCCTTGGTCTGTGAGCCAGCCTCAGGCTCAGGTTCTCTACTGATCTTCCCACTTTGGGGTTCAACCTCTGGGGGTGGCAAAGGGGAACGAGAGACAGAGGGACGAAGGGCTTCTGGTCTGGGTAGAGAAGAATCAAAGTCTGTAAAAGTAGTAAAGGAAAGGGCCAAATCTCCTGTGACTCCCAACCCCTTAAAGCAGTGCTTCCTAAACTGTGTTCCTCAAGATATTAATAAGCGTTCTGCATAAAAAGGATTTTGGAATCCAGTGAATTTAGGAAAGGCTAAGTTAACTTTTTTAaggttgctttatttatttatttatttatttatttgtggtatgcgggcctccctctgctgtggcctctcccgttgcggaggacaggctccggacgcgtaggctcagcggccatggctcacgggcccagctgctccgcggcatgtgggatcctcccaaaccggggcgcgaacccggttcccctgcatcggcaggcggacgcgcaaccgctgcgccaccagggaagccccaaggttgctttatttttaatcttaagaCTTTGTAGAGCCCTTAAAATACACTAATATTACTATTCTTCAAATAGGATTACAAAGCACCActtcccaaacttttttttaattacaagatTCTTTTTCCTGAAATACAAGTTAACACCTCCAGAACACTAGTATTCCTCAGATTACAATGAGGAAAACAATCACTTTAGAGCCATCTATCTCCTGTCCCTCCCTATCTCTGGCTTTCCCACCCCACAGACCTGTACTTCCGGCGGCAGCAACTGTTATAGTGAGGAGCTCTGTGCAGAGCACTCTGGGTGATAAGTCGAGTCTGGGTTAACAGAGGAGCCTGGCATGGAGATGGGAGACAGAGTCAGAGCCTTCAGAGCTAGAAAGAAGCCAAAGCCCTTCAAGCCTAAGGTGTGCAGCACAGTCCTGCCTGGAACACAACCTCCCCGCTCTGATTACCTCCGCTTTGGTCTCTTCCCTCCTCAGTTCATTCTGCTCTCTTGGATTCTGCTCCATGCCCTTTCCTGGCTGCTTCTTGCCATAGAAAAGCTGCAAGCctgaggagaaaggggaagagaattaAAAGCAGAGCACCAAGGGTGGTCTGAAGAGATTTTAAGGGTTTATTCTccattctctgtcttctcccaaACTTACTGGACAGATGTTTCTTGCCTGCACGGTGGGCAGTCAACATGGCCAGAGTGTCCAGTACAGGTCGATGGGGACATATGGCACAAGCAAAGCTgcggaggaggaaaggaaaagataattgGCCCCAGAGTTGTGGAGTCTCGGCCATAGGTCCCACCTCGTCCTAGCACTCCTTTCCAAAGCCCAGCTCCCAAGTCTCCCAATGTCCACCAACCACATCCCTGTCGCTCATTCCTAGCTAAAGAATCTTAGATACTCCCGCTCTCCTCCTTAATAACAAAAGTTTattgggcatccctggtggcacagtggttgagagtccgcctgccaatgcaggggacaagggttcgagccctggtccaggaagatcccacatgccgcagagcaactaagcccgtacgccacaaccactgcgcctgcgctctagagcccgcgagccacaactactgaaacccgcgcacttagaacctgtgctccgcaacaagagaagccaccagagtgagaagaccgcgcaccacaacgaagagtaagccccgctcgccgcaactagagaaagcccatgggcagcaagacccaacgcagccaaaaaaaaaaaaaaaaagtttattgaccCTCTAACCGCAGAACCCTTAGGCTTGATCCACTCCTCGCCCTCACCGTCCATCCCGTAGCATCAGCGCCTCATCCTCTGGGATATAACTGGCCAGCAGATCCCCAACTCTTCGTTTCTGCAGGAGATAGAGGAAGACGTCCGGACGGGATAAAAGTGAAATGATAGGGACCAGGACTCAAAGGGAATAAAGACCATGGGGAGAGCAGAGATCTGGGGCGAAGAAGGGGTCAACAGCAGCTCTAGTCGTCTGGCTCCCTCAGCACCACCCCCCACCAGTTGTTGTCACAGCAACAAAAGAGCTCCTTCACATCCTTCAGAGGGCAGGTGAAGCTGCTCCAGACGCTTTTCCCTCGCGCTTACTTTGAGCACATTGAGTTGACTCCAATCATCCCCTTCCCTCTTGAAAGACATCACGACTGTGAGCCCCAGAAATGATCAATTCTACGGCTCCGCCTTCGCCACTCCTTTCGGGCCACCGTAGCGAGAGTGGGACCGCtaccttccttcctgtctctttccGGTTGGCCCCCTTACTTCCGGGGACGCTCTTCCACGCATGCACTGCGCGATCCCGGAAGCCCGCCCCTTGCCGGCGGATGGGGACTGCATTTCCTATGGTGCCCTGCAACCCCGCCGGCGCGGAGCCTTTAGGGGAATGAAgtctttttttcaaagaacttgaCACCGGGCTGGATACAGGCCCCTGCATCTTGACAGATTCGAGGGTTTGGAGGGACAAGAACCTAGATGTGGAGCCCGAATTTGAGGGTGTGACTAATTTGATGCGGAGGGTACCTTTGAGGATCGCTGAGGGGAAAGTGTGCTGTAGACTCTCGCTTTCATCACGCGCTTCTTCTGCGGCCACAGCCCCCCTGGGGTGGGCCTGATTTGTTCCTGACCCTAGCAGGCGCACCCCGGGACGGGGCGGAGTCGGGGTgttgtggggccgggaggtcggGCTGCCGGACCTAGGGGCAAACTGAGCTGAGTGTTGAGGAGGCTGTCTGGAATTCAAAGGTCAGAGGTCAATGTCGCGAGTTGTTGTGGGGAATCGAAAGTCGGAGGGGTGCTAAGGAGAGACTCAGGTAGGGACTGAATAGTCGGAGTACAGATTGGTGGGAAAGGGGCTTGGAGGGAGGAGAGGCGAGGGCTGAGAGGTCGCGTAGTGCCGGGGGAGGCGGGGAGACTTAGGACAGAAGACTGAAGGGGAAAGGAATCCTCTAAGTCTTAGAGACCCCGGGCCCGTCACTATTGGTCACTTAGACGGGCCTCCCGCAGTTGCAACCTCAGTTGTCCGCAGGGTGAGGAGATGGCTTCTCCCTCTAGACAGGCCCCCCTTGGCGGGTCAGGACTGCTTCAAGGGAGCCGGGCTCGTTCTTATGGAAGCCTGGTGCAGTCTGCCTGCTCCCCGGTGAGGGAAAGACGCCTGGAGCATCAGTTGACGCCCGGAGACACCCTGGCTGGACTAGCACTCAAATACGGGGTGACGGTGAGTCTAACAGGATTGGGACGCAGACATCCACTTAGAAGAGACTTATTTCTCATGAGTAGGTAGTGGCCCTCTAGGCAACTTCCCCtgaaattttcttaattgtgtttaAATTAACTAATTGTGATAAATTAATTGTGGTGTAAGTCTGGTCcacctttgtcttttggtttgtgTTCCCATCTCAGTGTTGCACTGTCTGGTTGGGACAAATCCTGTCCCACTATCCCAATGGAGGGGAGCAACTCCTATTTATTACTCCAGTCACTATACTAAAGACTTTACATCTATTAGCCCATTTGATCCTCACATCCCTATCAAGCACACAAGTATtgtcccctttttacagatgaagaaaccgagaaTTAGATTGGTTAACCAGTTTGACCAAGGTCAAATAAAGTGTTGAAGTGAAAATTCAAACAGGTCTGACTCCAAACCTTGTACTGTTAACCACATAGAAACATTAATTGAGCGTGATTAAACATTTACAGCAAACAGTGGAGAGCTAGTTTTTAGTCCTAAGTTCCCTACGTGCCTgtctcttcttgttcttttttcctcctcaatGCTCTGCCCTCTTCTTTTCTGGAAGGTGGCCTCCTTGGTACGAAACAGGTACTGTCTATGCCAAGCATTTCAGCTCCTGCATAGGGTGTATTTGGTAGGTGTAAAAATACATTGCTTTAAAGTTGATaaaggtggtgttttttttttccatatcctgTTGAATTTAGCCAACATTTTAATGCTTGGTATGTTTAAAGCACTGTGGTAACCACCTGGGGAGACAGAAACATAAATAAAGTGTATAGTTGCAGCCCTCATGTAATTTACAGTCTAGTGAGATATGGACAGGGACACAAATAATGATTGTAGGTGACAGAATGTGGTGAGTTCGTAGAAGTGTTAACAAAGAGGGGGAAGTCAGGAAAGAAGACTGATTTTTATTTGGAAGGGGACATCAGTGCAGATTTTAAGGGAGCCATCGCAATGGGCCTTGAAAGACTTGGACGTTCTTTCCTCTATGCTCCTCTCTATAAACCTGTGTAATCCAGTGGTTTACACCTTTTACATCTTTGTCTTTCCGGTAGCCTGTACTCTCTTTAAGGGACAGAActatttcctttcaattttataTCTCTAGAGCCTGGCATAGTCCCCAGCACATAAAAGCTTAATAGATGTTTTTAGGATGAATGAATTATGGCTAAGATTTCCACACATGGAGATTTGGGAGTATAGTAAAGTGAACATTTCAAGTAGAGGGATGGCCTAAACAAAGGAAGTAGATGTGAAAGTACTGAGCAGTGCTTTCATCccagcagaggctcagaggccatgcAATGAAGGAAACTGCTGCTAGTgaatcaacaatttttttttgaggttttcttACAGCCCTGTACCTTTCTGAGTACAGAAAACCTCTGTAGTCTAGTGAAGAAGAGTTTTAGGTTCTGGCCTCATTCTGCTGCTTAGTAGCTGAGTGACTGAATAGTCAATCACTTCCCCTGTTTGGATCCTCAGTTTcttatcatttgtaaaatgaggaagatgtattaaatttaaaatttagataaatcAGTTACCTAAGTTATTACCTACCTGTCATTTAaggaacacttactatgtgccaagccctaTATATTATCTCATATTTCTCTGTAAATCTTTATGAGGTAGATGTAACTATTTCCATTTAAAGGTAAGGAAtatcactgtgttgtacatctgaaactaataaaatattgtaagtcaattatacttcaataaaaataaaattttaaagataaggagactgaagcttagagagataATTTGCCATAGACTATATACAACTAGTCTAATTAGTAGAGCTAAGATTCAGACCAGGTTGTCTCATTCCAAAATCCTCACTTTGAATTGCTCTATTAAACTAACTAGATTCTAATGACCTTTCTAGCTCTTGGCTCAATGGAATTGGAACAATGTCCCCTTATATGGTACTGCTaggaaataataacagcaacagaaAAGGACCTAGGATATTATCTAGACAAAAGAGACCTAGGATATTATCtaggcaaaataaaatgaatagcaTCAAAGCACTTGGCGAAGAAAAAGTACAGGACTGCAagccatttttaacttttttttattgttcagatcaatctgattttatttttaaactcattatAGCATAAGATTTTATAAGTCAACTTTATTATAGTAGTCTTGCCCTACAGTGGAAACAGCTTTGATATTTGACAGATATAAGAATTATGATTTCCCAAACTGGTGCCATTATGGAATGGATTGTTAGTAAAACTGGCTGCCTGGCCTCGGATAATAAAATACTGACATACTGTGTCTGTGGTTCCTATATTTTATTATCTAGTTTATTTACTCATAAAGCATTAATGAGCCTCTGCTGTGTGCCAAATTTGTGCGATGCTGAGGAGTGCCTTAGGCATACAGAGACAGCAAGTCACCAACCCTGCCCTTAAAGGACTCACAGTTTGGGCAAGACAAATATGCAAAGAGATGAATAACAATATAATAGGGTAGGTATTATTACAGCAATATTTACAGTATGCAATGGGAGCCCTGAAGAAGATAACACAAAGGAATGATAGTTGATGAGAagttttccaggcagagaagggaggagtGGAGAAACATTCCAGGCAGATAAAGACGCAAAAGGGTGAAAGATCATGAAAtgttggaagaaaaataaaaagttcaggaTGGCAAAATGTATAAGTGGCAGAAGAAGGGAGGTGTGGGTGGACTTCCTATGAGAGCTAGATTGAGAATGCCCTTGAATgctaatttggattttttttttttggctgcaccacgtggcttgtgagatcttagttccctgaccagggaccgaacccgggcCCTGtaagtgaaagtgctgagtcctaaccactggactgccagagaagtcctgcTAATTTGGATTTTATCTCGGAGCCAATGGGGAGCCATAGAAGGTTTATAAGCAAGGTAGTGggttggggctttcctggtggcgcagtggttaagaatccatctgccaatgcaggggacacgggttcgagccctggtccgggaagatcccacgtgccgcggagcaactaagcccgtgcaccacaactactgggcctgtgctgctctagagtccgcgagttacaactactgagcctgcgtgctgcaactactgaagcccgcgtgcctagagcccatgctccacaacaagagaagccaccacagtgagaagagttcacgcactgcagtgaagagtagctcccactcaccacaactagagaaagcctgcgcacagcaacgaagaccgaacacagccaaaaataaataaataaataaataaatttataaaaaacaaaacaaaaattgttacAGTACTCAGAGGAGAAATATTAAGAGTCTGTTCTAAGTCAATGGCAGTGAATGTGAAGATGATACCAGATGTGAGAGATTTTTACAGCATTTTTGTTGACCTGTTAGGTATGGATCATGAAAGAAAAGTATGAGTTAAGGATGACATTGATATTTCTACCTTGGGAGGCAGGTAGATAGAGAAGGTGATGTCAGTCACTATGTTCAGTGATGAATAAataggtactaaataaatatttgatcagTGAAAGTATTAATATAATAAGAAAAGCATTCCTGTAAGGAGTAAAAAGGCCCAGAATTCTAGTTCTAGCTCTGTCAATAACTTGCtaggcaagtaacttaacctctctgaacctcagttccttcatctttaACAGTAGTTAAAGGGACCCCCTAGGGGTCCCTAAGACCCTGTAGGGATCCACAAGGTCAAAACAATTTTCATGGTAATAATAACAAGactttatttggcttttttattCTCATGAGTGTACTGTGTTTTCCAGAGGCTACGTGACATGTGGTATTGCAGCAGATGCATGTAGAGGCAGATAGGAGAATCCTGTTGTCTTCCATTAAGTCGGACATTAAAGtgatttacaaaaatgtaaaacagtgcctCTGTTCTTGCtacatgtttgttgtttttgttttggaaaatatagttatttttcatcaaaatatttatgttaatatgtaatggaagtgtttttaaattttttcagttttaattttataataccTTAAATATTGATAGATGTGATCAACATAAGTAAAAGCTTttttcctcaataattttttttttttttttttttttttttgtggtacgcgggcctctcNNNNNNNNNNNNNNNNNNNNNNNNNNNNNNNNNNNNNNNNNNNNNNNNNNNNNNNNNNNNNNNNNNNNNNNNNNNNNNgccatggctcacgggcccagccgctccgcggcatgtgggatcttcccggaccggggcacgaacccgtgtcccctgcatcggcaggcagactctcaaccactgcgccaccagggaagcccctcaataattttttaaaatgtaaaggggCCCTAGGACCAAAAAGTATGAAAGCTACTGATcaataaaatagggataatatcaGCCCACTGTAGTTTTTGTTGTTATAGGATCAGATAAGACTTtgtaaaatcactttaaaaagcaTGAGGTGCTATACAAATATAAGATGGATTGTAATTACTGTCATTAACtgtggtgacttttttttaaagatggaacaGATTAAGCGTGCAAACCGCCTTTATACTAATGACTCGATCTTCCTGAAGAAAACCCTCTACATCCCCATCCTGACAGAACCCAGAGACCTGTTCAATGGTTTGGATtctgaggaagagaaggatggagaggaagaggtACAGCCAAGTAAGGATGAAGTTGGGCCACACTCAGCTGAGAGGAAGAAACAAGAGACAGGTTCGGGACATGCCAATGGTGAAGTCCTTCCCACACCTGGCCAGGAGCCCCCCATTCACGACCTCTCTGCCTCTGATTTCCTTAAGAAGCTTGATTCACAGATCAGCTTGTCAAAGAAGGCTGCTGCCCAGAAGCTgaaaaagggggaaagtgggtgaGTCTTGGATGGGTCCTTTTAAGTCCCTCCATAGACCCTCTGTTCCCCCAACCATACCTGACCAGACACAAAGTAAGTAATTCCAGTGTCAGCAGAAGCAAGGTGAAACCTTTCCCTCAGGTGGCCGCAACACAATGAGCAGAGCCTATGGCGGTTGGAATGGGTAGAGGCACTGGGTAATGGTTCTGTGTTCTCAGTGGAGTGAAATAGTTGACTGTTCTTACTGCTCTGATGGTCCATGAAGGAGCATTAGGATTAGGATTTCTCCAGAGGGTACTGAGACTCCATCTTAAGGCAACCAGCTCATGTATATTAGAGAAGGACAGCTTCCCACGTACTTCTTCGCTCAGCCTAGTCTCAGCCTCTTCCTTTGATCTGTtgctctttccccctttcctcacCTGCAGGATACCTGGGGAGGATTCAGGTCTTCACCTGAGCTCTCCTCGGATGCAACAACGAGCAGTCCTAGGTCCCGTGCCTCTGACCCGGACCTCTCGGACCCAGACACTTCGGGACCAGGAGGATGAAATCTTCAAACTCTGATGTCTCCAGAACTGATTGAGAGAAGCCAGATGTTGAAGGAGCAACTTGAGGGAGAGAGGAGCCTGAGGTGAGGCTCAGGAACATGGcctcccagcccacctccctTACTCCTGCCATCTTCTGAGCCTCCTTGTCTGTCAGGAGTTCCTTGGTCTGGAGCAGTTCTATTGGCAAGGGTAGGGGATGGGAAATAGACCCCTTCTCAGTTCTGGGGCTGAATCTAGAGTTGTCCTTTAGATTCAAAAGGCTCTTTTAACATCCCTGCTGCCTTTCCCATCCCTTTCACCATTCCTTGGCCTTAGAGCAGGGAGGCAGGGACTCTCACAGACCCGAACTTCCTCCCCATCTCCAACTATGTTACCTAATTTATTTGGTGCTATATTGAAGTATTATTTATTTGCTATATCTTATTCTTTCCCACTATTAGCTGAAAAATGGGATTTCTGTAGCCCTGGGATGAGGGGAACCCAGGAACAGTAAGTGAGCCAGTGACTCTTGGCCCACCTTCCCCACCTTCTTAGCCAGCCATGTTATTGAGAACGGGCAATCAGTGATCTAGCCCCGCTGCAGGGAGTGGCAGACTGTGCCTCGCCCCCAATCTCAAATGAAAGAATTTGGGCTCAGTCTTGACTAACCAGGTCACTATAACTTTTTCACAACTCTTGCTCTGAGAAAAAAACAGCGATGTAGGGTCCTGAACTCTCCATGCCACCAGTTCACCCTTCTAATCTGCTTCTCTGTTCAGCCTGTGTGAGGCTAAGGGATGGAAGAAGAATTGCCATGGAGTTTGAGGAGGAGGACAGTTGTGGGAGTCTTTTTCTTATATCCTCTCCCGACCAGAGCCTATTGATCTATGTCTTGCTCCTCACTGCATATTTATTTGCAATTTGTAGCACTGATCTGCGGTACAGTTTTTTTGAGTTTCTTAAACAGAAGAAGTAGGCAAGGGAACCCCAGTGATGCTGGAAATATGCCTCAGTCTCCTGTATGGAAATGGTGAGAGGTGGGATGAGTGGTGTTTACATACCTCTTTCCTCTGTGATGATCATAAGATACAAGAAGCTGCAGAGATTAAACATTGAGCCCTGTGCatgttttaatagttttatttcctctgtgagaCTCTCCCCTGCCCTAGCCCCTTCTTACTGCCCTCTGGAGCAGAGTCTCTGGTATCTGTCCAGACTCTGCCTAGAGCTGAAGGTCTAGGATGTCTCTAAAGGCTCCCTGCGCCCCCTGTCTTTAGTGTCCCCAGAGGAGTGAGATGGGCTACACCCTCTTCCCCTGGTTctgaggggagggggcttccctgtttGAAAGGTCCCTTGTGGGGAAAATAGAGATCCAAGTTTCGCTTCATCTTTTTCAGGCAGCTTTGTTTCCTGTCTTGGGGCTGGAGTAGGAGAGAGGCCTCAACCCTCAGCATTGCTTCTTCTCCACCAGCAGTTGGGCGTGGGGTGGTCTCAGAGTCACAGGCACTCTTGGG
This genomic interval from Physeter macrocephalus isolate SW-GA chromosome 4, ASM283717v5, whole genome shotgun sequence contains the following:
- the SCNM1 gene encoding sodium channel modifier 1 isoform X2, which produces MDGEGEEWIKPKGSAVRGFACAICPHRPVLDTLAMLTAHRAGKKHLSSLQLFYGKKQPGKGMEQNPREQNELRREETKAEAPLLTQTRLITQSALHRAPHYNSCCRRKYRPEALRPSVSRSPLPPPEVEPQSGKISREPEPEAGSQTKESATVSSPAPMSPTRRRALDHYLTLRSSGWIPDGRGRWVKDENVEFDSDEEEPPDLPLD
- the SCNM1 gene encoding sodium channel modifier 1 isoform X1, whose product is MSFKREGDDWSQLNVLKKRRVGDLLASYIPEDEALMLRDGRFACAICPHRPVLDTLAMLTAHRAGKKHLSSLQLFYGKKQPGKGMEQNPREQNELRREETKAEAPLLTQTRLITQSALHRAPHYNSCCRRKYRPEALRPSVSRSPLPPPEVEPQSGKISREPEPEAGSQTKESATVSSPAPMSPTRRRALDHYLTLRSSGWIPDGRGRWVKDENVEFDSDEEEPPDLPLD
- the LYSMD1 gene encoding lysM and putative peptidoglycan-binding domain-containing protein 1, giving the protein MASPSRQAPLGGSGLLQGSRARSYGSLVQSACSPVRERRLEHQLTPGDTLAGLALKYGVTMEQIKRANRLYTNDSIFLKKTLYIPILTEPRDLFNGLDSEEEKDGEEEVQPSKDEVGPHSAERKKQETGSGHANGEVLPTPGQEPPIHDLSASDFLKKLDSQISLSKKAAAQKLKKGESGIPGEDSGLHLSSPRMQQRAVLGPVPLTRTSRTQTLRDQEDEIFKL